The Caloranaerobacter sp. TR13 sequence TCCAAACAATTTTTTCGCAGTTATATTATAACACAAAAAAAATAATGAAAAAAGCCGAGTGATTTCCCGGCTAAATTTCAACTCTCTTAATTTTTGCTCCTAAGTTCCTAAACTTCTCTTCAATCTTTTCATAACCTCTATCTATATGATAAATATTGTTTATTTCTGTTATCCCTTCTGCAATAAGACCTGCTATTATAAATGCTGCTCCAGCTCTTAAGTCTGTTACTGATATCCTAGCTCCACTTAAACGCTTTACTCCTTCTACTACCGCAACTCTACCTTCCACTTTTATATTTGCACCCATACGCTTTAATTCATCAACATATTTAAATCTTCCTTCAAAAATACTTTCAGTAACTACACTTGTACCATTTACTGTTGACAATAATACCGTCATTGGTTGTTGTAAATCTGTCGGAAAACCTGGGTATGGTAAAGTCTTAATATTTACACTTTTAAGATTATCAGACCCTTTAACTCTTATAGAATCACCATACTCTATTACTTCAACACCCATCTCCTTTAATTTAGCTGTTATAGACTCCAAATGCTTAGGAATAACATTATTAATTAACACATCTCCTCCTGTAGCAGCAGCAGCTATCATATATGTACCTGCTTCAATCTGGTCAGGGATAACGCTATAAGTACATCCGTGTAACTTATCAACGCCTTTTATTTTTATAACATCTGTTCCTGCTCCTCTTACATCAGCACCCATCATGTTCAAGAAGTTAGCTACATCAACAACATGTGGTTCTTTAGCAGCATTTTCAATTATTGTAGTACCTTCAGCTAATACAGCTGCAAGCATAATATTAATTGTAGCACCAACACTAACTACATCAAGATATATCTTTGCGCCTACTAATTTATCTGCTTTACATCTAATAACACCATGCTCTATCTCTACTTCTGCTCCTAATGCTTCAAATCCCTTTATATGCTGATCTATTGGTCTAGTACCTATATTACATCCTCCGGGATAAGCTACTTCAACTTCCTTAAATCTTCCTAAACCTGCCCCTATTAAATAGTAAGAAGCTCTCATCTTATTTGCCAAATCATATGTAGCACAGCATTTATCAAGTTTGCTTGAATCTATTGTCATAGTCCCATTTTCATCTAGCTCTACATCTACACCTAACTCCTGCATTATATCTTTAAATAGATATACATCTCTAATATGAGGAATATTTTCTATATAACACTTATCTCCTGATAATATAGAAGCAGGTATAATAGCAACTGCAGCATTCTTAAATCCACTTATATTAACTTGACCTTCAAGTTTTATTCCACCTTCAACTATAAGCTTTTCCATGTATCTAACTGACAAAAGTCAGTATAGTCACCCCACTTTCCACTTTGGTATATTAAGTCCATAATAATATTATATACAAGTATTTAGTTTTTTTAAATACTAATCTTTAATACTATGAAAAATAATGAAATCTTTATTGCCTTGTCTACTATTATCTATATGCTAGTCCAAAAAAAAATAGAAGAAAAAATAATATTCTTCTATCCTTAAATACAAATTATTCAATCTACAAATATCAAAGTTCCATCACTAAGCTTTATTCTCCAAGCTGGTCCTGCTTCTCCTTTTAATGTCTTCTTCCAATCTCTTGCACCATGTTTTATCGGATCAAAATAATAACACAATCTTATATCTACTATAGTTTTCCCATAAACATCTTCCATCGTAAGCAGCCTTAGAAGAGACTCAGGTGCAGAACTTATTGTTATCTTACGTTCACTCGTCTTTACAAAATTAAACCAAAGCCTCTCAAATCTTTTAATCCCTGTATTATCTATTTCAAATATCATATAACTTTTCTCTAATAACATATCTTTATTTGTTTTAGTATATCTTAAAATATGTCTATTCCCATTAAAACTATAATCTGTTAATTTATAATCATTTTGATCAAAACCTTTGCTCTTAATGAAATTCTCTGCAATCGAAATTGCTATATTTTTGTTAAGTTGATTATAAATTTTAATAGAAGAATCATTTTTATATACTATTTTTTTATTATCTATTATTTTTAACGTTTCACTTCCATTTTTATATAATATTTCTCCATCAACAACTTCTTTATTATAATCACCTAGTAATTTTTGTGCTAATTTTTGTGGGTCTTGTATTTCATATTCTATAGTCAATAGAGGTAAAGATGGAATAGTTCTAGGTATATCTGCATCAATCTTTATACCTTTCTGAGAAAGAAGATTCTCAACTTCTTTTATAAATTCTTCCTTTACAGTAAGGTAAGCACTTTCATCTCTTTTATTATCAATAAGCACATATACCAAAATTAAATTCGTAATTAAGAATGCTATTATCAGTATATTTATGGCCTTCGACCAATCCATTTATGTTCACCATCCAAAATAATATCTATTCCGGTAGCCCCCCATCGACAAACTTACCATCATGCATATCAAAAATATAAGTAATTCCATCTACAGCAATTACCCATACCCCCATTAATTTTTGTTTATACTTTTTATCCCCATAATCAAAATATCCTAACTCAATATCATCTATCAATGACAAAATCGTAAAATTATCAATTTGTTCTATTTTCAAATTGTTTTTCTTAGCTACATCTGCTTTAATCATCGACAAATTAGTTTCTATAACCTTCTCTGGTGGCAAAACTGTCTCCTTAGAAGATTTTTTGTATTCAACCTTACTTATAGTCCTTATATATCTTTTATAGCTTTTTACATTCTTATTAAATACTTCTATTTCTATAGGACTGCTAAACTTATTTCTATCAGTATAAATAGTTAAATTATTAACTCTATATGTAAATTTAAATCTATATCCTTTATTCCCTTTATACTCTATTTCTTCAATAGAAGACAAATAGGCTTCTTCCGGCCATCCTAAATGATTTGTAATAAAGTCTACCGCTTTATTTAAGCTAATAAAAAGATTTCTCTCCGTTACGTTTTCATCTAGAGTATTAAAATATTCAATTAGCCCATTTTTTGATATCTTCAAACCTTTTTGTCCATATAAAAAAATAACAGATCCGTCAGTCTCAACTATTTTTCTAGCATACTCTAGATCTTCTCTAAAAAAACTTTTTGCTACAGATTCCATAGACAGATAACTTTCAGTATTCATTTCATTATTTACATACACATAAGGAATTATATAATTTAAACTTGATGTATTAATAGGAATATAAACATCCTTGTCTATACCCCACATTCGGATTGAATAATATTTAAGCACATTTTCTCTTTCTATTTCATTCAATGTATCTATTAAGATACTAGTATCAACCTTAATATTATATATTTTTATATGATTAGTTTTATTGCTAAGTACTATGTAAGGATTTCTTCCCAAATAAATATAAATATTCCGTACATTTTTTATACTATTATAAATCGAACTTGAAGGCTTACAATTCAGTACCTTTACTAACATATATATTGGTATATCTTCGGTAAAAAATAAATTTATAGATTTTTTAACATCGTTCTTAATAATTTCTCTTTCGTCTATCTCCTTATAACTTAAATCTTCATTTTGTAGAATCCCTTTTAAATAGGACCTAGTTTTCAACCATAAATCATATCTCTCGCCTGAATATAATATAGTATAATTACCCCCAAAATTAATTAAGTACTTTTCAGGAGATATCACATCTGACAAAATATAATTATATCCAATACCTTTGTCTTTATCTTCATTAAAAGAAGGAATTAAGGTGAATGGAAATTGTATCCATAATTGTTGTGTTAAAAAAATACTAATGAGAACCAAAGATACTAGCAAAAAAGCCTTCGCCCTCTCTCTTTGCATTTAGAATCATCTCCAGAAAAGTGGTATGCTAGTATCTTGATTATTTGATACATCTATCATTTGTCTAATAGTTTCAGAAAAGTTCATGTTTCCGATGTTATTAATATATTCTTTAACTTTTTCCATATCAGTAACAAATACATATTTAGTTATAATATCAGTTACTTCATCATCAATAACATATATGCTTATCTTATTTTTCCCTGGTTTAAGCTCTAACTCCTTAGCAAATACACCTAACTCTCCTACTTCTAATACTTCTTTTGACTCAAGTTTATATGTTTCTTCTGGTTCTTCTATTTTTTCCATACTGCTATCATTTATTGGTAATGTATCTACATTAAAATCAACATCTGTTAAGCTAGCAGAAGAGTATACTTCTACAATTATCTTAAGTCCTTGTCTTGCTCTACCCGAAAGCAAAACAATGTTATCAGTAGTAATCAAATTATCTTCTGGATAAATTATATCAATAATATTTTCTTTTTTAACAATTTCGATATTTGTATCATTGTTTTCTATCTCACTATCGTTTCCAATCGAATAACCAACTGTTCCGTAAGTACCTATTATCACTATTACTAATGCTCCCGTTAATACCTTCCTAAGCATAATTATTCCTCCTTAAAGGTACAAATAGTACTTCAGCATAATTATATAACAACATTATTACAGATATATTACAACGCTATTAAAATTGAATTACACCCCTGCAATAGGTAAAATAATATCAACTTCCGTACCAACATTATACTTACTTCTTATCTTTATATCTCCATTATGTGCTTCTACTATCTGCTTTGCTATTGAAAGCCCTAAGCCTGTACCACCTAAAGCTCTAGATCTTGCTTTGTCTACTCTATAAAATCTTTCAAATATTCTATCTAAATCTTCTTCTGGAATACCAATACCATTATCTTTAACAGTAATAATCACATTATCATTTTCTCTTTTTACAACAATACTTATTTCGCCCTTTTCAGGAGTATACTTAATAGCATTACTAACTATGTTTAGTATTACCTGCAATATACCATCCTTATCAGCAAAAATATCTGTAATATTTTCCTCCATTTGAACATTTATGCTTTGATTTTTCTCCTTTGCAAATATCTCTGTTCTTTTTAAAGTTTCTTCTATAAGCTCTTTTACAGAAATTTTTGTCATATTCCATTTTGTCTGTTTAAAATCAAGATTCGAAAGTTGTAATAAATCTCTTACAATTCTAGCCATTCTATCACATTCATTATTTATTACATTTAAAAATTGCATAGAATATTGTGTATTGTCAATTGCACCTTCAAGGAGAGTTTCTGTATAACTTTTAATAGTTGTTATCGGAGTTTTTAACTCGTGAGATACATTAGCAACAAATTCCTTTCTCATATTCTCTAGTTTTTGTTGTTCAGTTATATCCTGCAAGACTACTATAAGACCACCGTAGTCACCATTTTCATTTTTAAATGGTGCAAATCTAGCTCTGTAAATTACTGAATTATATTCAAAAACTTCGCTACCTTCCCATTTATCAATCTTTTGAATATATTCTAACGTCAACTTTTCATTTAATGATCTTACTAAATCATCATATTTCTTTTTGTTTAACTCATCATAAGACAGTCCAAATAAATCTAAAACAATCGGATTTGCATGTATGATTTCTCCATCTTTATTCACTGCTATCACACCATCAGCCATATAAGTAAAGATGGTATCCATTTTACTCTTTTCACTATATACTTCAGATATTGTTGCTTTAAGTTTTTGAGTTAAATAGTTAAACATGCTAGCTAACTGTCCAATTTCATCATCTGATTTAACATCAACAAACTGGTCAAAATCACCTTTAGCCATTTTTTCAGCTTTTACTGTAACATCATTTATCGGTCCTGTTATACTTTTTGCAATAAAAAAACCCAGAAAAACTGTAATAAATAAGGCTAATAGTGTTGCCTGGGTCAAAATAATTTTAGATTCATCTATAGTATCATATACATCTTTTAAATCTGATATAAGATATATAATTCCCTTAACTTCTCCAATTTTATTAAATACAGGATAAGCTAAATGTTTCTCTTTTACATCTGATCTATCTGAATTGGATATGATAGCATCAACTTTTTCTCCATCTAAAGCAGATAGTATCAAAGCTGAATTAAGTAATCTGCACTCAAAAGCTTTTTTACCCTGAAATTTTCTATTGTTGCTTGCTAATATCTCTGGTATTTGTGAATTACTTAATATATATAAAGTTTCTGTAGTCTTTAAAGGCCATTTTGAAATAGTAGATTGTATACTTTCCTTTGATCTTTCCCAATTATCTTGTTGTATTGCCGAAGATCTTATTATTTCCTCAATACGATACTCCATATCATCAGAAACCTGATTAAGTTGATGTTTCTCTAAATTTTCTATAATAAATACTCCTACTATAACCATCGCTATAAATACTAATAGAAAGTAAATAGTTATAAATTTCCATCTGACACTATTGAACATTCTTACGCCCTCCTAAAGTAATATCCAACACCTCTTTTAGTGAGGACATACCTAGGACTACTAGAATCATCTTCCACTTTTTCTCTTAACCTTCTTACAGTAACGTCTACTGTTCTTATATCTCCATAATATTCATAGCCCCAAACTTCCTCAAGTAATTGTTCTCTTGAAAAAACTTGCCCAGATTTTGTTGCTAAAAACTTAAGTAATTCAAATTCTCTTAATGTCAACTCTATAATCTTATTGTTCTTTTTAACTTCATATCTATTTAAATCTATAACTAAATCTTCACAAACTATTATTTCTCCATTAGAATCCCCATTTGACATATCTACTCTTCTTAAATTAGCTTTAACTCTAGCTATAAGTTCTCTCATACTAAAAGGTTTTGTTATGTAATCATCAGCTCCAAGTTCTAATCCTAATACCTTGTCCACTTCTTCTTCCTTAGCTGTTAACATTAGTACAGGAGTCTTAAGTTTATGTCTTATTTCTTTAAGTACTTGGAACCCATCTTTTTTAGGTAACATTACATCCAATAGAATCAAATCTGGTTTTAAGCTAAAAGCTTTAAATACAGCATCTTCACCATCATATGCCAATTCAACTTGAAACCCTTCCTTCTCTATGTTAAATTTCAATATTTCAGCAATAGGTTTCTCGTCATCTACAACTAGGATTTTCTTATTCATCAATTATCACCTCAAATATTATAGTTTGTGAAAAAAAGTCAATTCTCTAGAGTATATGAATTTACACATCATCTTTATTATAATTCTATATTATGATTAATTTATCCTTCAAATATTTTTTCTAATATCTGTATGTTTTGTCAACATAATATGACTTATTTTTGTAAATAGGTCAAAAGACCTGTAGAATTTTGTCTAATTATATAATATAATTTATATTGAAATATGCAAAATATAAAATATGGTAATATTTTATTCTCCATCCCCCATAATTTTTATATAAATGAAGTCAACCAAACGGTTGACTTCATTTATTTTAACTCGTATAAATTAATCTTTAATACTGCTTTAGTTGAACTTTTTAAATTATTACCTTCTCCTAAGGTTATTAAAATGTCTTTTAACTTCTCAAATCCCCAAATATCAGAAATCTTTTTTATAACTTCAAAAGATTTTCTATATGCAATATATTGGTCTAACTGATAAAAATTTTTATCTAAACTCTTTATATCTACTTTATCTAAATATTGAATATCTTTTCCCCACTCAAAACCCGTTAATTTATATTCTGCATAAAGTGCTATTCCTTCTGTAAGCCACATTGGGTAATTTCCATGAGTAATCTTATCAACTATAAGATGAGTAAATTCATGAACAATAGGACCATCTTTTTCATAAACCATATTGAAGTTTTCAGTATCTTTTATCCATAGTTTAGGAGATAATATGTTAATCATTCCACCATAATAAACACCAACTGGATATGTTTGTTTATTTAAACGTGTATTTTTCAATAGTTCATTTCCATCATCGTATATTATAATAATGTTCTTTTCTTTATTATAATAATCAAACATCTTACAAACAACATTATAATATTTTTCTGCTATTTCTCCTGTTAGATATGCAACTTCCTTATCTTCTTTATCAAATCTTATAATAAAATGTTTAGTTTCTAATATATCGTAATCTTTTATATTTGCTAATATCCTCTTTTTTTCTATATTATTATACAAAGTATTGATAGAACCCTTTAAATATCCAACAACCCTTACATTAGTAATGAAAATAAATATAAGAACAAGTATTACAACAATCAACAATCTTAAAATATCTTTTATATGTTTTTTCATTCTATTGTTCCCCCTTTCTTTTAAATATGTATATGGGGAACGTACATATTATATCATGTTATTATGTAAACTTCATTGGTAATTTTTGTTTTTGTATATATGTAAATCCTAAAAGTATAACCTTTTAGCCTCCTCGTGCATAAATTAAATCATAGGAAGGTGAGATATATGAGGAGGCAAAGAAAGTATAAAATTGATCCGATAGTAAGTGCTAAGCTTAATTCGAAATCTAAAGAAGAAATTCCTGTTATTATCAGAGCTAAAAACGGTAATTTCAATATGCTTAGCAATATCGTATTAGGTATGTCAAGTAAAGTTAAACGTACTCTTCCTCTAGTAGGCGGAATAGCTTGTAATTTAAATATTGAAGCTATAAGTAAATTAGCAAAAGATCCAAATATCGAATATATAAGTTTTGATTCTAAAGTTTTTGCCCTATTAGATATCGCAACTTCTTCTATAAAAAGTAATTTCGCTCATGAATTAGGATATACAGGCAAAGGAGTAACAGTTGCTGTAATTGATACAGGTGTAGCACCACATAATGACCTTACCAAACCTAGAAACAGAATTATAGGTTTTAAAGATTTCATAAACGATAAAACTTCACCATATGATGACAATGGTCATGGCACACATGTTTCAGGTATAATAGCTTCAAATGGATATTCATCAAAAGGTAAATATGCAGGTGTAGCACCAGAATGTAATATTTTAGGAGTAAAAGCATTAGACAGCTCAGGAAGCGGTAGTACATCAGATATAGTTGCAGCAATAGAATGGGTAATAAAGACTAAAAACGTATACAATACTAAAATAATAAATCTATCATTAGGTAGCCCACCTACAAATCCATACAATGAAGATCCTCTTGTAAAAGCAGTAGAAGAAGCTGTTAAATCTGGTTTAACTGTTGTTGTTGCTGCCGGCAATAGTGGACCAGCTAAAGAAACAATATTGTCTCCAGGTAATTCTAAAAAAGTAATTACAGTTGGAGCAGTAGACGATAATAAGACTCCTGAATTAAGTGATGACTTCATTGCACCTTTTTCAAGTAGAGGACCTACAAAAGAAGGATTCAAAAAACCAGACGTTGTAGCTCCAGGTGTGGATATCATGTCGCTATCAAGTAGCAATCTTAGTAGCTATACTTCATTAAGTGGTACCTCTATGGCTACCCCTATGGTATCAGGAGCCTGCGCCCTATTATACAACAAACATGGCAACCTTAGTCCAAGTCAAGTTAAAGCAATGATTATGAAATCCTGTGTAGATTTAAAAGATACCTATAATAATCAAGGCAGTGGGGTAATTAATCTAGAAAGACTATTTAAAGAAAAACCTATTGAAGATGTCCCTGAAGAAAAACCATATACAGAAAACTTATTTGGAGACAATTTCATTGCTATTGTATTGCTGTTCTTGCTTTTAAGTAAAAGAATTTAAAAAAATTAGCTCAGTCAAAAGACTGAGCTATCTATATTTTTTGCCTAAATATTTATATGGATTTACTGGTTTACCGTATTTGCGAACTTCAAAATGCACATGAGGTCCTGTACTTCTTCCTGTATTACCAACAGCAGCTATTACTTTTCCTTTATAGACTTTCTCACCTTTTTTTACATAGATTTTGCTGCAGTGAGCATATCTAGTTGTAAATCCGCCTCCATGATCTATTTCAACCATGTAGCCATATGAACCTCTCCATCCGGCAAAAGTTACCACTCCACCATCTGCTGCTTTAATAGGTGTTCCAGTCCTTGCTGCTAAATCTATACCCTCATGCATTCTGCCCCATCTCTTGCCGAAGCCTGAAGTCAAAGTACCTCTCGTAGGTGTTATAAAAACACCTGTTGCTTTAAGTGGTGGTATTTCCTTAGTTCCTTTAATAATAATCTGAGATATTGGATTAGAAATAATAGTTTCCTTTAAAATCTGCTTTGCAACTTCAATTCCATTATGTTTTTCTATTTTAGCTATAACCTCTTTTTTACCGTATACTCCTCTTCTTTTTATTACGGCTTGATCCTTATACATTTTAGAACTATATTCATATTTTATATCAAAATCAATATTTTCAGTATATTTTTTCTCTTCATAAGTAACTACTGTTAAATATGGCTTAGGCACTATTAGACTCAATTCATCTCCTGGATGAATAAGTTTAGGATTTACATCTGGATTAGCTTTAATCAAATCGTTTACAGTCAAATTATACTTATGTGCTATAGTCCAGAAATTCTCACCCTTTTTTACTACATGAGTTTTAACTTCATCTGTTCCTTTTTGAATATAATTTAACACCTTATCAAAATCTTGTACTGCAGATATAGGTACTTCTTTTTTTACTACTTTAACGTTTTCAACAAACTTTATATCTTCTATTGAAGAATTTTCTTGCTCTGCTGAGTTTATATAAGGTTCTTTAATCTTATCTAATATTTCTTTAGCTAAATCTTCTGTCTTAAGAACTCCTAATACCTTTCCATCTGCTTCAATAGCATATGCAAATACATTGAATTCAATATTATCTTTCAAATTATTCTTAATATCTTCTTTTTTTGTTAACTCGTTGTCTTCAGCATGAGTATCTTGATACTCAAACTCATCTTCAATAGTAACTTCAATACCATAATTAGTAGTTAGTTCTTTTTTTAGCGTAGTTACAACATCATTAACAATTTGTTTATTCCTA is a genomic window containing:
- a CDS encoding peptidoglycan DD-metalloendopeptidase family protein, with product MNSSRLKRISELIKKLNIKNKGKKFNKIITFAVIIGILAGGFAFAEYRKSVKHEIYTRAFRVNYNGNYIGTVRNKQIVNDVVTTLKKELTTNYGIEVTIEDEFEYQDTHAEDNELTKKEDIKNNLKDNIEFNVFAYAIEADGKVLGVLKTEDLAKEILDKIKEPYINSAEQENSSIEDIKFVENVKVVKKEVPISAVQDFDKVLNYIQKGTDEVKTHVVKKGENFWTIAHKYNLTVNDLIKANPDVNPKLIHPGDELSLIVPKPYLTVVTYEEKKYTENIDFDIKYEYSSKMYKDQAVIKRRGVYGKKEVIAKIEKHNGIEVAKQILKETIISNPISQIIIKGTKEIPPLKATGVFITPTRGTLTSGFGKRWGRMHEGIDLAARTGTPIKAADGGVVTFAGWRGSYGYMVEIDHGGGFTTRYAHCSKIYVKKGEKVYKGKVIAAVGNTGRSTGPHVHFEVRKYGKPVNPYKYLGKKYR
- a CDS encoding S8 family peptidase, producing the protein MRRQRKYKIDPIVSAKLNSKSKEEIPVIIRAKNGNFNMLSNIVLGMSSKVKRTLPLVGGIACNLNIEAISKLAKDPNIEYISFDSKVFALLDIATSSIKSNFAHELGYTGKGVTVAVIDTGVAPHNDLTKPRNRIIGFKDFINDKTSPYDDNGHGTHVSGIIASNGYSSKGKYAGVAPECNILGVKALDSSGSGSTSDIVAAIEWVIKTKNVYNTKIINLSLGSPPTNPYNEDPLVKAVEEAVKSGLTVVVAAGNSGPAKETILSPGNSKKVITVGAVDDNKTPELSDDFIAPFSSRGPTKEGFKKPDVVAPGVDIMSLSSSNLSSYTSLSGTSMATPMVSGACALLYNKHGNLSPSQVKAMIMKSCVDLKDTYNNQGSGVINLERLFKEKPIEDVPEEKPYTENLFGDNFIAIVLLFLLLSKRI
- a CDS encoding UDP-N-acetylglucosamine 1-carboxyvinyltransferase — encoded protein: MEKLIVEGGIKLEGQVNISGFKNAAVAIIPASILSGDKCYIENIPHIRDVYLFKDIMQELGVDVELDENGTMTIDSSKLDKCCATYDLANKMRASYYLIGAGLGRFKEVEVAYPGGCNIGTRPIDQHIKGFEALGAEVEIEHGVIRCKADKLVGAKIYLDVVSVGATINIMLAAVLAEGTTIIENAAKEPHVVDVANFLNMMGADVRGAGTDVIKIKGVDKLHGCTYSVIPDQIEAGTYMIAAAATGGDVLINNVIPKHLESITAKLKEMGVEVIEYGDSIRVKGSDNLKSVNIKTLPYPGFPTDLQQPMTVLLSTVNGTSVVTESIFEGRFKYVDELKRMGANIKVEGRVAVVEGVKRLSGARISVTDLRAGAAFIIAGLIAEGITEINNIYHIDRGYEKIEEKFRNLGAKIKRVEI
- a CDS encoding ATP-binding protein, with product MFNSVRWKFITIYFLLVFIAMVIVGVFIIENLEKHQLNQVSDDMEYRIEEIIRSSAIQQDNWERSKESIQSTISKWPLKTTETLYILSNSQIPEILASNNRKFQGKKAFECRLLNSALILSALDGEKVDAIISNSDRSDVKEKHLAYPVFNKIGEVKGIIYLISDLKDVYDTIDESKIILTQATLLALFITVFLGFFIAKSITGPINDVTVKAEKMAKGDFDQFVDVKSDDEIGQLASMFNYLTQKLKATISEVYSEKSKMDTIFTYMADGVIAVNKDGEIIHANPIVLDLFGLSYDELNKKKYDDLVRSLNEKLTLEYIQKIDKWEGSEVFEYNSVIYRARFAPFKNENGDYGGLIVVLQDITEQQKLENMRKEFVANVSHELKTPITTIKSYTETLLEGAIDNTQYSMQFLNVINNECDRMARIVRDLLQLSNLDFKQTKWNMTKISVKELIEETLKRTEIFAKEKNQSINVQMEENITDIFADKDGILQVILNIVSNAIKYTPEKGEISIVVKRENDNVIITVKDNGIGIPEEDLDRIFERFYRVDKARSRALGGTGLGLSIAKQIVEAHNGDIKIRSKYNVGTEVDIILPIAGV
- the yycH gene encoding two-component system activity regulator YycH, which translates into the protein MQRERAKAFLLVSLVLISIFLTQQLWIQFPFTLIPSFNEDKDKGIGYNYILSDVISPEKYLINFGGNYTILYSGERYDLWLKTRSYLKGILQNEDLSYKEIDEREIIKNDVKKSINLFFTEDIPIYMLVKVLNCKPSSSIYNSIKNVRNIYIYLGRNPYIVLSNKTNHIKIYNIKVDTSILIDTLNEIERENVLKYYSIRMWGIDKDVYIPINTSSLNYIIPYVYVNNEMNTESYLSMESVAKSFFREDLEYARKIVETDGSVIFLYGQKGLKISKNGLIEYFNTLDENVTERNLFISLNKAVDFITNHLGWPEEAYLSSIEEIEYKGNKGYRFKFTYRVNNLTIYTDRNKFSSPIEIEVFNKNVKSYKRYIRTISKVEYKKSSKETVLPPEKVIETNLSMIKADVAKKNNLKIEQIDNFTILSLIDDIELGYFDYGDKKYKQKLMGVWVIAVDGITYIFDMHDGKFVDGGLPE
- a CDS encoding peptidase MA family metallohydrolase; the encoded protein is MKKHIKDILRLLIVVILVLIFIFITNVRVVGYLKGSINTLYNNIEKKRILANIKDYDILETKHFIIRFDKEDKEVAYLTGEIAEKYYNVVCKMFDYYNKEKNIIIIYDDGNELLKNTRLNKQTYPVGVYYGGMINILSPKLWIKDTENFNMVYEKDGPIVHEFTHLIVDKITHGNYPMWLTEGIALYAEYKLTGFEWGKDIQYLDKVDIKSLDKNFYQLDQYIAYRKSFEVIKKISDIWGFEKLKDILITLGEGNNLKSSTKAVLKINLYELK
- the yycI gene encoding two-component system regulatory protein YycI — translated: MDWSKAINILIIAFLITNLILVYVLIDNKRDESAYLTVKEEFIKEVENLLSQKGIKIDADIPRTIPSLPLLTIEYEIQDPQKLAQKLLGDYNKEVVDGEILYKNGSETLKIIDNKKIVYKNDSSIKIYNQLNKNIAISIAENFIKSKGFDQNDYKLTDYSFNGNRHILRYTKTNKDMLLEKSYMIFEIDNTGIKRFERLWFNFVKTSERKITISSAPESLLRLLTMEDVYGKTIVDIRLCYYFDPIKHGARDWKKTLKGEAGPAWRIKLSDGTLIFVD
- the yycF gene encoding response regulator YycF; amino-acid sequence: MMNKKILVVDDEKPIAEILKFNIEKEGFQVELAYDGEDAVFKAFSLKPDLILLDVMLPKKDGFQVLKEIRHKLKTPVLMLTAKEEEVDKVLGLELGADDYITKPFSMRELIARVKANLRRVDMSNGDSNGEIIVCEDLVIDLNRYEVKKNNKIIELTLREFELLKFLATKSGQVFSREQLLEEVWGYEYYGDIRTVDVTVRRLREKVEDDSSSPRYVLTKRGVGYYFRRA